A window of the Gemmatirosa kalamazoonensis genome harbors these coding sequences:
- a CDS encoding MBL fold metallo-hydrolase, which translates to MRITYIGHATLLLQLGGATLLTDPNFDAALGRFAIGWRLRRVAPPGIALADLPRLDGVLVTHAHVDHLSFDSLRALPQEVPIWAPPAIARWLVAKGFEQARGVEAGATVPIAAAVKLHAAAATHAAARYGFDRWRDEANMYLLESDEGTVFFAGDTALTETTHHLAERVRAAAGGNRPLDVALLPIGHPPEWKRKSFRAGHLTYEDALELFERLQARLLVPYHWGTFNHFTSGAHDAIERLRAHLPNHARAKDVRIIEPGQSLDVETANA; encoded by the coding sequence ATGCGCATCACTTACATCGGCCACGCGACGCTTCTCCTGCAGCTTGGCGGCGCCACGCTGCTCACCGACCCGAACTTCGACGCGGCGCTCGGCCGCTTCGCGATCGGCTGGCGGCTGCGCCGCGTGGCGCCGCCCGGGATCGCGCTCGCCGACCTGCCGCGGCTCGACGGCGTGCTCGTCACGCATGCACACGTCGACCACCTGTCGTTCGACTCGCTCCGTGCGCTGCCGCAGGAGGTGCCCATATGGGCGCCGCCGGCGATCGCGCGGTGGCTCGTGGCGAAGGGATTCGAGCAGGCGCGCGGCGTCGAGGCGGGGGCGACGGTGCCGATCGCCGCCGCCGTGAAGCTCCACGCCGCCGCGGCGACGCACGCGGCGGCGCGCTACGGCTTCGACCGGTGGCGCGACGAGGCGAACATGTACCTGCTCGAGTCGGACGAGGGGACGGTGTTCTTCGCCGGCGACACCGCGCTCACCGAGACGACGCACCACCTGGCCGAGCGCGTGCGCGCGGCCGCTGGGGGAAACCGCCCGCTCGACGTCGCGCTGCTGCCGATCGGCCACCCGCCGGAGTGGAAGCGCAAATCGTTCCGCGCCGGCCACCTCACGTACGAGGACGCGCTGGAGCTGTTCGAGCGACTCCAGGCGCGTCTGCTCGTGCCGTACCACTGGGGGACGTTCAACCACTTCACCTCCGGCGCGCACGACGCGATCGAGCGGCTGCGCGCGCACCTGCCTAACCACGCGCGCGCGAAGGACGTGCGCATCATCGAGCCGGGGCAGTCGCTCGACGTGGAAACGGCGAATGCGTAA
- a CDS encoding nitrilase family protein, whose product MRDIRVATVQFQHAPGDKAYNMGRVRHYVAEAARSGVEIIAFPEMCLTGYWHVRKLSREDFEALAEPVPDGPSARELLELSREHGLTIGAGLLESDGGKVYNSYVVAMPDGGHAVHRKLHVFEHTHISAGDHYTVFDTPHGCRLGVLICYDNNIVENARATALLGAEILLAPHQTGGCNSVSPRGMKPVDAAIWARRAEDPAACEAELCGPKGRGWLMRWLPSRAHDNGMFLLFANGVGPDDDEIRTGNAMILDPYGEIVVESRALGDDMVIADLDASLLPTSSGRRWMRARRPELYELLTRSTGQEMETRRVRFGE is encoded by the coding sequence ATGCGCGACATCCGCGTGGCGACGGTGCAGTTCCAGCACGCACCGGGCGACAAGGCGTACAACATGGGGCGCGTCCGGCACTACGTCGCGGAGGCCGCGCGGTCGGGCGTCGAGATCATCGCGTTCCCGGAGATGTGCCTCACGGGCTACTGGCACGTGCGCAAGCTCTCGCGCGAGGACTTCGAGGCGCTCGCCGAGCCGGTGCCCGACGGACCGAGCGCGCGGGAGCTGCTGGAGCTGTCGCGCGAGCATGGTCTGACGATCGGCGCGGGACTGCTGGAGAGCGACGGCGGCAAGGTGTACAACAGCTACGTCGTCGCGATGCCCGACGGCGGGCACGCGGTACACCGCAAGCTGCACGTGTTCGAGCACACGCACATCTCGGCCGGCGACCACTACACGGTGTTCGACACGCCGCACGGCTGCCGCCTGGGGGTGCTGATCTGCTACGACAACAACATCGTGGAGAACGCGCGCGCGACCGCGCTGCTCGGCGCGGAGATCCTGCTCGCGCCGCACCAGACGGGCGGTTGCAACTCGGTGAGCCCGCGCGGCATGAAGCCGGTGGACGCGGCGATCTGGGCGCGCCGCGCGGAAGATCCCGCGGCGTGCGAGGCGGAGCTGTGCGGACCGAAGGGGCGCGGGTGGCTCATGCGGTGGCTGCCGAGCCGCGCGCACGACAACGGGATGTTCCTGCTGTTCGCGAACGGCGTGGGGCCCGACGACGACGAGATCCGTACGGGCAACGCGATGATCCTCGACCCGTACGGTGAGATCGTCGTGGAGTCGCGCGCGCTCGGCGACGACATGGTGATCGCCGACCTCGACGCGTCGCTGCTGCCGACGTCGTCGGGCCGCCGCTGGATGCGCGCGCGGCGGCCGGAGCTCTACGAGTTGCTCACGCGCTCCACGGGGCAGGAGATGGAGACGCGGCGGGTGCGGTTCGGGGAGTGA
- a CDS encoding SgcJ/EcaC family oxidoreductase, which translates to MADDAIDLYTRLLDAWNRRDARAFGALFVDDGRSIGFDGSLMEGRAAITDTLAGIFADHPTATYVARVRAVTSIDAHTVLLHAVVGMVPRGGTALNPAVHAVQTVVITTRDGTPRLVQLQNTPAAYHGRPEASEALTRELDEVRRSGSIVVGP; encoded by the coding sequence ATGGCCGACGACGCGATCGATCTCTACACGCGGCTGCTCGACGCGTGGAACCGCCGCGACGCCCGCGCGTTCGGCGCGCTGTTCGTCGACGACGGCCGCTCGATCGGCTTCGACGGCTCGCTCATGGAAGGGCGGGCCGCAATCACGGATACGCTCGCCGGCATCTTCGCGGACCACCCGACAGCGACGTACGTGGCACGCGTGCGCGCGGTGACCTCGATCGACGCGCACACGGTGCTGCTGCACGCGGTGGTGGGCATGGTGCCGCGCGGCGGCACCGCGCTGAACCCGGCGGTGCACGCGGTGCAGACGGTCGTCATCACGACACGCGACGGCACGCCGCGGCTCGTGCAGCTGCAGAACACGCCCGCCGCGTACCACGGCCGACCCGAGGCGAGCGAGGCGCTCACGCGCGAGCTGGACGAGGTGCGGCGCTCGGGATCGATCGTGGTCGGCCCCTGA
- the dnaA gene encoding chromosomal replication initiator protein DnaA has product MSLSAAEVWERLLLRARAELPESTYRTWLEPTEALALDGDTIVIGAPDQFAADWNESKHAALLASFGPVALGHPVAVTFKVHEDRKKRAQMDFLVEPPPAPARDSGLGTRDSGAGRVASPESRVPTQQRVVSAPLNPRYTFDHFVIGKSNDVAAAAALGAAQAPGKVYNPLFIYGDTGLGKTHLIQAVAHALLERNPHTRVTYVNTEQFTNEFVAAIQGRTTLDFRRRYRETDLLLVDDVQFLRGKETTQEEFFHTFNAIYEAGRQICLTSDRPPKEIPGLEGRLVSRFEWGMVTNVDLPEFEHRVAILRKKAELDHLESSIPDEVIEFIAEHVTSSVRELEGSIIKLLAFASLKHKDITIELAREALRDKIRSEDAIGIGTRDSGLGTRGGLGSRVYTASPTTKFAQHAALSVMTIQQMVAAEWGVTPEGLQSKTRTKTLTTPRQVAMLLCRELLGLQLVEIGNAFGGRDHSTVIHSLERAAEMIGEDERFRARVEKVRGMLETLRT; this is encoded by the coding sequence ATGTCGCTGTCGGCCGCCGAAGTCTGGGAGCGCCTGCTCCTCCGCGCCCGCGCAGAGCTCCCCGAGTCCACGTACCGGACCTGGCTCGAGCCGACGGAAGCACTCGCGCTGGACGGGGACACGATCGTGATCGGCGCGCCGGACCAGTTCGCGGCCGACTGGAACGAGTCGAAGCACGCGGCGCTCCTCGCCTCGTTCGGCCCGGTCGCCCTCGGCCATCCCGTGGCGGTGACGTTCAAGGTGCACGAGGACCGGAAGAAGCGGGCGCAGATGGATTTCCTCGTCGAGCCGCCGCCGGCGCCAGCGCGGGACTCGGGACTCGGGACTCGGGACTCGGGTGCCGGACGAGTCGCGAGTCCCGAGTCCCGAGTCCCGACCCAGCAGCGCGTCGTGTCGGCGCCCCTGAATCCGCGCTACACGTTCGACCACTTCGTGATCGGCAAGTCGAACGACGTCGCGGCGGCGGCGGCGTTAGGCGCGGCGCAGGCGCCGGGGAAGGTCTACAACCCGCTGTTCATCTACGGCGACACGGGGCTCGGCAAGACGCACCTCATCCAGGCCGTCGCGCACGCGCTGCTCGAGCGCAACCCGCACACCCGGGTCACCTACGTGAACACCGAGCAGTTCACGAACGAGTTCGTCGCTGCGATCCAGGGACGCACGACGCTCGACTTCCGCCGCCGCTACCGCGAGACCGACCTGCTGCTCGTCGACGACGTGCAGTTCCTGCGCGGCAAGGAGACGACGCAGGAGGAGTTCTTCCACACGTTCAACGCGATCTACGAGGCCGGGCGGCAGATCTGTCTCACGAGCGACCGCCCGCCGAAGGAGATCCCGGGGCTCGAGGGGCGCCTCGTGTCGCGCTTCGAGTGGGGGATGGTGACGAACGTCGACCTTCCGGAGTTCGAGCACCGCGTCGCGATCCTGCGGAAGAAGGCGGAGCTGGACCACCTGGAGAGCTCCATCCCCGACGAGGTGATCGAGTTCATCGCCGAGCACGTGACGTCGAGCGTGCGCGAGCTGGAGGGGTCGATCATCAAGCTGCTGGCGTTCGCGAGCCTGAAGCACAAGGACATCACGATCGAGCTCGCGCGCGAGGCGCTGCGCGACAAGATCCGCTCGGAGGACGCGATCGGGATCGGGACTCGGGACTCGGGACTCGGGACTCGGGGGGGACTCGGGAGTCGGGTGTACACGGCGTCGCCGACGACGAAGTTCGCGCAGCACGCCGCGCTGTCGGTGATGACGATCCAGCAGATGGTGGCCGCGGAGTGGGGCGTGACGCCGGAGGGGCTGCAGTCGAAGACGCGCACGAAGACGCTGACGACGCCGCGGCAGGTGGCGATGCTGCTGTGCCGCGAGCTGCTCGGCCTCCAGCTCGTGGAGATCGGCAACGCGTTCGGCGGGCGCGACCACTCGACGGTGATCCACTCGCTGGAGCGCGCGGCGGAGATGATCGGCGAGGACGAGCGGTTCCGGGCGCGTGTGGAGAAGGTCCGCGGGATGTTGGAAACGCTGCGCACCTGA
- the dnaN gene encoding DNA polymerase III subunit beta: MRFTISREKLQEGLGAVAASIPAKTTLPVLSNILLETTERGIRLSGTDLDIAVSTEVAADVETAGAITIPAKKLSEIARELPPSPVKVAAAGEQRVTLECGRSRFKLLGLPKDEFPAFPGVKFDQSWRVKSGELQQLITHTAFAVSTEESRPILNGVLWELRPDRMRMVATNGHRLAKMEVPIASAGAPSGDLIVPPKALEQIRRLFPADEDLEIARGDNHLGFRSPLTSVFTRLIEGPYPPYEQVIPKDNDKVAVADKGSLTSALKRMSVIASDQTHRIRLSFNAGMLKFSVQTPDLGEAQDELPIRYDGDPLDIGFNAAYLLEILRYMPSEEVKLTFKAPERAATVEPEGWDNPAKYLCLVMPLRLMD; this comes from the coding sequence ATGCGCTTCACGATCTCACGGGAGAAGTTGCAGGAAGGCCTCGGCGCCGTCGCGGCGAGCATCCCGGCCAAGACGACGCTCCCGGTGCTCTCCAACATCCTCCTCGAGACCACCGAGCGGGGGATCCGCCTGTCCGGGACGGACCTCGACATCGCCGTGAGCACGGAGGTGGCGGCCGACGTGGAGACGGCGGGCGCGATCACGATCCCGGCGAAGAAGCTGAGCGAGATCGCGCGCGAGCTGCCGCCGTCGCCGGTGAAGGTGGCGGCCGCCGGCGAGCAGCGGGTGACGCTCGAGTGCGGCCGGTCGCGGTTCAAGCTGTTAGGCCTGCCGAAGGACGAGTTTCCGGCGTTCCCCGGCGTGAAGTTCGATCAGAGCTGGCGGGTGAAGAGCGGCGAGCTGCAGCAGCTCATCACGCACACGGCGTTCGCGGTGAGCACGGAGGAGAGCCGCCCGATCCTGAACGGCGTGCTCTGGGAGCTGCGCCCGGATCGCATGCGCATGGTGGCGACGAACGGGCACCGGCTGGCGAAGATGGAGGTGCCGATCGCGTCGGCCGGCGCGCCGAGCGGCGATCTCATCGTGCCGCCGAAGGCGCTGGAGCAGATCCGCCGGCTCTTCCCCGCCGACGAGGACCTCGAGATCGCGCGCGGCGACAACCACCTCGGCTTCCGCTCGCCGCTGACGAGCGTGTTCACGCGCCTGATCGAGGGGCCGTATCCCCCGTACGAGCAGGTGATCCCGAAGGACAACGACAAGGTCGCCGTCGCGGACAAGGGATCGCTGACGTCGGCGCTGAAGCGCATGTCGGTGATCGCCTCGGACCAGACGCACCGCATCCGGCTGTCGTTCAACGCGGGGATGCTGAAGTTCTCGGTGCAGACGCCGGACCTCGGCGAGGCGCAGGACGAGCTGCCGATCCGCTACGATGGCGATCCGCTCGACATCGGGTTCAACGCGGCGTACCTGCTCGAGATCCTGCGCTACATGCCGTCGGAGGAAGTGAAGCTGACGTTCAAGGCGCCGGAGCGCGCGGCCACGGTGGAGCCGGAGGGGTGGGACAATCCGGCGAAGTATCTGTGCCTCGTGATGCCGCTGCGCCTGATGGACTGA
- a CDS encoding porin family protein codes for MNNRSIAAACLALAASGTSVAAQTAPAPRGPTRIGVLAGVNIATIHGSDDEGVSSHVGFVGGAYVSLGLTPVLSLRPELLYSQKGAETRLSEEGVTAEAKVKLAYVELPVLLVADLPVSGNIKPQLYAGPSFAFRASCTVEASAEGFSFSGSCDDTADGASNVKSFDLGAMVGGALKFDLKNGGAFAVGARYTLGLTDIGEGADAKNRALGIVASYEFALR; via the coding sequence ATGAACAATCGATCGATCGCCGCCGCGTGCCTCGCGCTCGCCGCCTCGGGCACCAGCGTCGCCGCCCAGACCGCGCCCGCCCCGCGCGGCCCCACCCGGATCGGGGTGCTGGCGGGTGTGAACATCGCCACCATCCACGGCAGCGACGACGAAGGGGTGAGCAGCCACGTCGGGTTCGTCGGCGGTGCGTACGTCTCGCTCGGCCTCACCCCGGTGCTGTCGCTGCGACCGGAGCTGCTCTACTCGCAGAAGGGCGCCGAGACCAGGCTCTCGGAGGAGGGCGTCACGGCCGAGGCCAAGGTGAAGCTGGCGTACGTCGAGCTGCCGGTGCTGCTCGTCGCCGACCTGCCGGTGTCGGGGAACATCAAGCCGCAGCTCTACGCCGGCCCGTCGTTCGCGTTCAGGGCGAGCTGCACCGTCGAGGCGTCGGCGGAGGGGTTCAGCTTCAGCGGCAGCTGCGACGACACGGCCGACGGTGCCTCGAACGTGAAGTCGTTCGACCTCGGCGCCATGGTGGGCGGCGCGCTCAAGTTCGACCTGAAGAACGGCGGCGCGTTCGCCGTCGGCGCGCGCTACACGCTCGGCCTCACCGACATCGGCGAGGGCGCGGACGCGAAGAACCGCGCGCTCGGGATCGTGGCGAGCTACGAGTTCGCACTGAGATAG
- the yidD gene encoding membrane protein insertion efficiency factor YidD, translating into MSKLLILFVRGYQVALSPLLGGQCRYYPSCSAYAIEALQKHGALRGSWLAVRRIGRCHPFRPGGFDPVP; encoded by the coding sequence ATGTCGAAGCTTCTGATCCTGTTCGTCCGCGGCTATCAGGTGGCCCTGTCGCCGCTGCTCGGCGGTCAGTGCCGCTATTATCCTTCGTGCTCCGCGTACGCGATCGAGGCGCTCCAGAAGCACGGCGCGCTGCGCGGCAGCTGGCTGGCAGTGCGCCGGATCGGACGCTGCCACCCCTTCCGGCCGGGCGGCTTCGACCCGGTCCCGTGA
- the rpmH gene encoding 50S ribosomal protein L34 gives MGKPTYRPRNKRRIRTHGFRTRMADKWGREVLSRRRKKGRKRLTVQLPSKYAAGA, from the coding sequence ATGGGCAAGCCCACGTATCGTCCCCGCAACAAGCGTCGTATCCGGACGCACGGCTTCCGCACCCGGATGGCCGACAAGTGGGGGCGTGAAGTCCTCAGCCGCCGCCGCAAGAAGGGGCGGAAGCGCCTGACCGTTCAGCTGCCGTCGAAGTACGCCGCCGGCGCCTGA
- the yidC gene encoding membrane protein insertase YidC: MENNRRLALALALVVIVVLLTQFLFPQRRAPVPVTARTPAGAPAGGPAATTAPTAAAATASPTVAAPAGTTTPSPAGTAEPLPPAETITVSGTSAAYDVSSVGASLTTARMLGYNSLAPARLGGGAPVQLTPTGEPILSYRLVVPGDTLPLSRVPFRVSRPSATAVQLDGTTTTRAGAPVAVSIVYSFVPDSFVAHVRGTVQGVTGPAYLLTDLPSTLRITEPDTLEHFTHLAYAYKPATKDAKSVAFSRIDPGERQIVAGPLTWAVAKSKYFLVGALAPNGAGTRGQFTELDLTGGVRTTKLATRAAATLVQQLDNGGFAFDLYAGPQEWRHLHAMGRDFENANPYGGWTQGIVQPFATLVIRALLWMHDSFKLSYGWVLILFGVTVRLILWPLQQGAMRSQLKMQRVQPELQAVQERYKSDPQKLQQEMMKVYAAHGMSPFSALSGCLPMLIPLPIFFALFFVFQNTIEFRGVPFLWLHDISLKDPYYVLPILVAVTQFLMSWIGMRGAPPNPQAQMLTYAMPAMFLFFFINVASGLNLYYLTQNLIMLPQQWLLARERQKAQGKPVVQGTPVRAGSPMRR, encoded by the coding sequence ATGGAAAACAATAGACGGTTGGCGCTCGCCCTCGCGCTCGTCGTGATCGTGGTGCTGCTCACGCAGTTCCTCTTCCCGCAGCGCCGTGCGCCCGTCCCGGTTACCGCCCGCACCCCGGCCGGCGCGCCGGCCGGCGGACCCGCTGCGACGACGGCCCCCACCGCTGCCGCCGCCACCGCGAGCCCCACCGTCGCTGCGCCCGCCGGCACGACCACGCCGAGCCCCGCCGGGACGGCCGAGCCGCTCCCGCCGGCCGAGACGATCACCGTCTCCGGCACGAGCGCGGCGTACGACGTCAGCTCGGTCGGCGCGTCGCTCACGACGGCGCGGATGCTCGGCTACAACAGCCTGGCGCCGGCGCGGCTCGGCGGGGGCGCGCCCGTGCAGCTCACGCCGACGGGGGAGCCGATCCTCTCGTACCGGCTGGTCGTGCCCGGCGACACGCTGCCGCTGTCGCGCGTCCCGTTCCGCGTCTCGCGCCCGTCGGCCACCGCCGTGCAGCTCGACGGCACGACGACGACGCGCGCCGGCGCGCCGGTGGCGGTGTCGATCGTGTACTCGTTCGTGCCCGACAGCTTCGTGGCGCACGTGCGCGGCACGGTGCAGGGCGTGACCGGTCCCGCCTACCTGCTGACCGATCTGCCGTCGACGCTCCGCATCACCGAGCCCGACACGCTCGAGCACTTCACGCATCTCGCCTACGCCTACAAGCCGGCGACGAAGGACGCGAAGAGCGTCGCGTTCTCGCGCATCGATCCGGGCGAGCGGCAGATCGTCGCCGGTCCGCTCACGTGGGCGGTCGCGAAGAGCAAGTACTTCCTCGTCGGCGCGCTCGCGCCGAACGGGGCCGGGACGCGCGGACAGTTCACGGAGCTCGACCTCACCGGCGGCGTGCGCACGACGAAGCTCGCCACGCGCGCCGCGGCGACGCTCGTGCAGCAGCTCGACAACGGCGGCTTCGCGTTCGACCTGTACGCCGGCCCGCAGGAGTGGCGGCACCTGCACGCGATGGGGCGCGACTTCGAGAACGCGAACCCCTACGGCGGCTGGACGCAGGGGATCGTGCAGCCGTTCGCGACGCTCGTCATCCGCGCGCTGCTGTGGATGCACGACTCGTTCAAGCTGAGCTACGGCTGGGTGCTCATCCTGTTCGGCGTCACCGTGCGACTCATCCTGTGGCCGCTGCAGCAGGGGGCGATGCGCTCGCAGCTGAAGATGCAGCGCGTGCAGCCGGAGCTGCAGGCGGTGCAGGAGCGCTACAAGAGCGACCCGCAGAAGCTGCAGCAGGAGATGATGAAGGTGTACGCGGCGCACGGCATGAGCCCGTTCAGCGCGCTCTCCGGCTGTCTGCCGATGCTGATCCCGCTGCCGATCTTCTTCGCGCTGTTCTTCGTGTTCCAGAACACGATCGAGTTCCGCGGCGTGCCGTTCCTCTGGCTGCACGACATCTCGCTGAAGGATCCGTACTACGTCCTGCCGATCCTCGTCGCGGTGACGCAGTTCCTGATGTCGTGGATCGGCATGCGCGGCGCGCCGCCGAACCCGCAGGCGCAGATGCTGACGTACGCGATGCCGGCGATGTTCCTGTTCTTCTTCATCAACGTCGCGTCGGGCCTGAACCTGTACTACCTCACGCAGAACCTCATCATGCTGCCGCAGCAGTGGCTCCTCGCCCGCGAGCGGCAGAAGGCGCAGGGGAAGCCCGTGGTGCAGGGGACGCCGGTGCGGGCCGGGTCGCCGATGAGGAGATAG
- a CDS encoding cupin domain-containing protein — MSRYTYPHTIDNGAGERLTFLRRVPGARGDRLEVENVVTPGVGPIMHVHHRQVEALTVVEGRIGYQRLGGPEEFAGPGEEVVFEAGDAHRFWNAGERDLRCVGYVEPADNVEYFLSAIFASQKRTGSLRPHPLDAAFLARRYRSEFAMVEVPALVQRLVFPVLVVVGRVLGRYAKYADAPEPVGG; from the coding sequence ATGTCCCGCTACACCTACCCGCACACGATCGACAACGGCGCCGGCGAGCGCCTGACGTTCCTCCGCCGAGTGCCCGGCGCCCGCGGCGACCGCCTGGAGGTGGAGAACGTGGTCACGCCCGGCGTCGGCCCGATCATGCACGTGCACCATCGTCAGGTCGAGGCGCTCACCGTCGTCGAGGGACGGATCGGGTACCAGCGGCTCGGCGGCCCGGAGGAGTTCGCGGGGCCGGGCGAGGAGGTCGTCTTCGAGGCCGGCGACGCGCACCGCTTCTGGAACGCCGGCGAGCGCGACCTGCGGTGCGTGGGATACGTCGAGCCGGCCGACAACGTGGAGTACTTCCTGTCCGCGATCTTCGCGTCGCAGAAGCGCACGGGGAGCCTGCGCCCGCATCCGCTCGACGCGGCGTTCCTGGCGCGGCGCTATCGCAGCGAGTTCGCGATGGTCGAGGTTCCCGCGCTCGTGCAGCGCCTCGTCTTCCCCGTGCTCGTCGTCGTGGGACGTGTGCTCGGTCGGTACGCGAAGTACGCGGACGCGCCGGAGCCGGTGGGCGGGTGA
- the rnpA gene encoding ribonuclease P protein component: MPAPLPGVGAPPSAGEPLGITPAARRPFAFPRERRLTRPADFDAVRQRGKRVRLDHLDVRVRAAAVPRVGIIVPRHKHTAVDRNRLKRRLRELVRTRLLPTLPPSDVVIRARVEAYGDSFDALARQIERAARDIGRLLNPAGGSAA, translated from the coding sequence GTGCCGGCGCCCCTCCCGGGAGTCGGCGCACCGCCATCGGCCGGCGAGCCGCTCGGCATCACGCCGGCCGCTCGCCGGCCGTTCGCGTTTCCGCGCGAGCGGCGCCTCACCCGCCCGGCCGACTTCGACGCCGTGCGGCAGCGGGGGAAGCGCGTCCGCCTCGACCACCTCGACGTCCGCGTGCGCGCGGCGGCCGTCCCGCGGGTGGGGATCATCGTTCCCCGCCACAAGCACACCGCCGTGGACCGGAACCGCCTCAAGCGCCGCCTGCGCGAGCTCGTCCGCACCCGGCTGCTCCCGACGCTCCCGCCGAGCGACGTCGTCATCCGCGCCCGCGTCGAGGCGTACGGCGACTCGTTCGACGCCCTGGCGCGGCAGATCGAGCGCGCGGCGCGCGACATCGGGCGGCTGCTGAATCCTGCCGGCGGGTCGGCCGCGTAA
- a CDS encoding carbon-nitrogen hydrolase family protein, translating into MSTVRVALANIHPATTRDESVTLARAAIERASAARADIVCFPECYVPGYRTPGSTLPPPDEAFLARAWSSIAESAAAANVAVVLGTERLVDGAPRITALVVDRDGTLLGFQDKVQLDPSEESLFSPGSERRCFTIGVLTFGIAICHEGWRYPETVRWAARRGAQVVFHPHFHEAEPGSFRPTSFDDPRNTFHEKAMLCRAAENGCWFASVNVASDGSPTTSAIVRPDGTLLAWQPYGTDGLLVADLDLDAATGLLASRCRSA; encoded by the coding sequence ATGAGCACCGTTCGCGTTGCGCTCGCCAACATCCACCCCGCGACCACCCGCGACGAATCGGTCACCCTGGCGCGCGCGGCCATCGAGCGCGCCTCTGCCGCGCGGGCCGACATCGTCTGCTTCCCGGAGTGCTACGTGCCCGGCTACCGCACACCCGGTAGCACGCTCCCGCCGCCCGACGAGGCGTTCCTCGCGCGCGCGTGGTCGAGCATCGCGGAGTCGGCCGCCGCCGCGAACGTGGCGGTGGTGTTAGGCACCGAGCGGCTCGTCGACGGCGCGCCTCGTATCACGGCGCTCGTCGTCGACCGGGACGGCACGCTCCTCGGCTTCCAGGACAAGGTGCAGCTCGACCCGTCGGAGGAGAGCCTCTTCTCGCCGGGGAGCGAGCGGCGGTGCTTCACGATCGGCGTGCTGACGTTCGGCATCGCGATCTGCCACGAAGGGTGGCGCTACCCGGAGACGGTACGCTGGGCGGCGCGGCGCGGTGCGCAGGTGGTGTTCCACCCGCACTTCCACGAGGCGGAGCCGGGCAGCTTCCGTCCGACGTCGTTCGACGACCCGCGCAACACGTTCCACGAGAAGGCGATGCTCTGCCGCGCGGCGGAGAACGGCTGCTGGTTCGCCAGCGTGAACGTCGCGAGCGATGGATCGCCGACGACGTCGGCGATCGTCAGACCGGACGGGACGCTGCTGGCGTGGCAGCCGTACGGCACGGACGGGCTGCTCGTGGCGGACCTCGACCTCGACGCGGCGACGGGGCTGCTCGCGTCGCGCTGTCGTTCGGCGTGA
- a CDS encoding sugar phosphate isomerase/epimerase family protein produces the protein MSASDASGRIGRREFLTRSALGAAALALPRAPAAAMFVSLPPWAVARGVVWPEQARLAARVGYAGIDWAFGPAKTAGVEATRALLAELAIVPTITNLPMQGTLGPDEAAFAAQLPTLDQDAAFCRAIGCSRFQLVLGATTPNGQPKAEHWARVRRRLSAVAAVLAPHDVRLGLEFLGPRVFRRRREGTPPDAPPPVPFVWTLPETLALCEASGPNVGVTLDAWHWHHAGGTTTDIRAASASRIVHVHVSDARAMPPDDVRDDMRLLPGEGVIDLVGFFQALAAIGYRGGVAPETIGPRIPDGMSPEDSARLALEATMAVLRRAGVT, from the coding sequence ATGTCCGCCTCCGACGCGAGCGGTCGAATCGGTCGACGGGAGTTCCTGACACGCTCGGCGTTAGGCGCCGCGGCGCTCGCGCTGCCGCGCGCGCCCGCTGCCGCGATGTTCGTATCGCTCCCGCCGTGGGCAGTGGCCCGCGGCGTCGTGTGGCCCGAGCAGGCCCGGCTCGCGGCGCGCGTCGGATACGCAGGCATCGACTGGGCGTTCGGACCGGCGAAGACCGCCGGCGTCGAGGCCACGCGGGCGCTGCTGGCCGAGCTGGCGATCGTGCCCACCATCACCAACCTGCCGATGCAGGGCACGCTCGGCCCCGACGAGGCGGCGTTCGCGGCGCAGCTACCGACGCTGGACCAGGACGCGGCGTTCTGCCGCGCGATCGGGTGCAGTCGCTTTCAGCTCGTGCTGGGCGCCACGACGCCTAACGGACAGCCGAAGGCCGAGCACTGGGCGCGCGTGCGGCGCCGCCTGTCGGCGGTGGCCGCGGTGCTCGCGCCGCACGACGTGCGGCTGGGCCTCGAGTTCCTCGGACCGCGCGTGTTCCGCCGGCGCCGCGAAGGTACGCCGCCCGACGCCCCGCCGCCGGTGCCCTTCGTGTGGACGCTGCCCGAGACGCTCGCGCTCTGCGAGGCGTCGGGGCCCAACGTCGGCGTGACGCTCGACGCGTGGCACTGGCATCACGCGGGCGGCACGACGACTGACATCCGCGCGGCGAGCGCGTCGCGCATCGTCCATGTCCACGTTTCGGATGCCCGAGCGATGCCGCCCGACGACGTGCGCGACGACATGCGGCTGCTCCCGGGCGAGGGCGTGATCGATCTGGTCGGTTTCTTCCAGGCGCTCGCGGCGATCGGGTATCGGGGCGGCGTGGCGCCCGAGACGATCGGCCCGCGCATTCCCGATGGGATGTCGCCCGAGGACAGCGCCCGCCTGGCCCTCGAGGCCACCATGGCGGTCCTGAGGAGGGCGGGCGTGACATGA